Proteins encoded in a region of the Candidatus Cloacimonadota bacterium genome:
- a CDS encoding 6-carboxytetrahydropterin synthase, translating into MYKLSVTDSFSAAHRLCGYEGACSNLHGHNWTVRVALTSKKLDDIGMAMDFG; encoded by the coding sequence ATGTATAAACTTAGCGTAACCGATTCCTTCAGCGCCGCCCATCGTCTCTGCGGATACGAAGGTGCCTGCAGCAACCTGCATGGCCATAACTGGACTGTGCGGGTGGCACTTACATCCAAAAAACTCGATGACATTGGCATGGCGATGGATTTTGG